ATCCACCGGGCGCAGCCTCTAAAGCGAAGATCGCTTCAGGTCTCTATTAGCGTTCAGCGCCTGTCGCCTGTCATCGGGTCAAACACGTATATCAGCAACTATGATATTTCGGATCAATAAACAGTATTAGACCTGATGCATCTTCCTGACTAGGCTTGCCTCACATTGAGTGCGGCCGGGCCAGTCTGGACCAGTCTGGCCTGGGCCGCACACCGACGACCCAGGAGTCACGCTATGCCCAGGCAACCCGCCGAAACGACGAACAGCGCGCCGCAAGCCGCACCATTGCCCGAAGGGGCGCTGACCCTGCGCAGCTGGCTGCGCCACCTCGGCAACACGGACCGGCTGGCTGCAATCGACGAGCCGGTGGCACTAGAGCACACCCTCGCAGCCGTCGCCAAGCGGCTCGATGGCGAGCGCGCGGCGTTCTTCCGCCGGCCTGGCGGCCATGCCGTTCCGGTCGTGAGCGGGTTCATGTCGCGCCGCGCGTGGATCGCCGAGGCGATGGGCGTGCCCGAGGCCGGCTTGCTCGAGCGCTTGCGCAGCGCCGCCGCGCAGCCTTTGCCGGTGAGCGAGGTGGCCCAGGGCGAGGCCGCATGCCAGCAGGTCATCCACCTGGACAAGGTGAACCTGCACAAACTGTTGCCCATCCCAACCCACAGCGAGCACGACAACGGTCCCTATATCACGGCCGGTCTGGCCATCGCGCGGAACCCGCGCACGGGCGTGCAGAACGTCTCGATCCACCGCATCCAGGTGCATGCACCGGACCGCATGGCCATCCTGATGCTGCCACGCCATCTCGATGCGTTCTACCGCGCGGCCGAAGAATGCGGCGAGGCGCTATCCATCGCCATCGTCATCGGCGTCGATCCTCTCACCATGCTGGCTTCGCAGGCCATCACGCCGATCGACCATGACGAGCTGGAGATCGCCGGGGCCTTGCACGGCGCGCCGCTTGCCGTGGTCAAGTGCCGTACCAGCGATGTGCGTGTGCCGGCCAATGCCGAGATCGTGATCGAGGGCCGGCTTCTGCCCGGCGAGCGCGAGATGGAAGGGCCCTTCGGCGAGTTTCCCAAGTACTACAGCAGCGCCGAGCCGCGCGAAGTCATCCAGGTCGACGCCGTCACGCACCGTCATCGCCCGATCTATCACACCATCGTGCCTGCGGAGATGGAGCACCTGCTGCTCGGGGCGATTCCGCGCGAGGCGACCTTGCTGGCGCATCTGCAGCGCAGCCATCCCGGGGTGCAGGATGTGCATCTGTCGGTGGGCGGCGTATGCCGGTACCACTTGTATGTAAAGCTCGACAAGAAGCGCGAGGGCGAAGCGAAGAACGTCATTCTCTCGGCGTTTGGCGCGCACTACGACATCAAGCAGGTGGTCGTGGTGGATACCGATGTCGACGTCCACGACCCGGCCGAGGTGGAATGGGCCGTCGCGACGCGCTTCCAGGCAGACCAGGACCTGGTGGTGATCGCCGGGGCGCAGGGCTCGGTGCTCGACCCCTCCACGACCGTCGCGGCCAGCCTCGCCGGCATCGACAATCCCGAGCCGCACCTGCAAGGCATCTGCGCCAAGATGGGGCTGGACGCGACCCGCCCGGTCAAGTACGCGGCGCATGTGTTCACGCGCGTGCGGATTCCCGGCGAGTCAACCATCGATTTACAGGCGCTGGTGTCGGTCGACCCATCGCACTGGGAAGCGTATCTCGGCGATGGAGCTTGATGCCATGGCCAGCCAGAGACGCATCATTGTCGGCATATCCGGCGCCAGCGGCGCGGCCATCGGCGTCAATCTCCTCAAGGCGATGCACAGCCTGGACGGCGTCGAGTCGCACCTCATCGTGTCGGCTTCCGGCATGCTCACCGCGACCCAGGAACTCGGCATCAAGCGCAGCGAACTCGAGGCGCTTGCCGACGTAGTGCATAACGTGCGCGATATCGGCGCGGCGGTAGCCAGCGGCTCTTTCGTGACCGAGGGCATGGTGGTCGCGCCGTGCTCGATGAAGACACTAGCGTCGGTGGCCAACGGGTTTTCCGACAACCTGCTGACCCGCGCCGCGGACGTGGTGCTCAAGGAGCGGCGGCGCCTGGTGCTGGTGGCGCGCGAAACCCCGCTGAACCTCGCGCACCTGCGCAACATGCTGCACGCCACCGAGATGGGCGCGATCGTGATGCCGCCCGTGCCCGCCTTCTACGCGCATCCGACCAGCATCGTGGACGTGGTCAATCACACCGTGGGCCGCATCCTGGACCTGTTCCAGATCGAGCACGACACGCTGGCCAGCCGCTGGTCGGGCCTCGCTCACGACTTTGCCGGCTGACGGCCAGCGCTGCGGACCGGGGCGCTGATCCCGGCCGAACTTTGAATACTGAACATGCAGGAGACAGACATGAAAACTTGGCTCGCCCATGCCGGGCTCGCTTTGCTGTTGCTGACGGGGCTTGCCCATGCGCAAGGCTATCCCACCAAGCCGATCCGCATCGTGGTGCCCTACCCGCCCGGCGGCTTCAACGACACGCTGGCCCGCATCGTCGGCAGCAGGCTCACCGCAGCCTGGGGCCAGCCCGTGGTGGTGGACAACAAGCCCGGCGCGGGCACCATCATCGGCACCTCGTTCGTGGCCAAGGCCGCGCCCGATGGCTACACGCTGCTGGTGGTGCAGTTCCCCTTCGGTGCCAATCCCTGGCTCTATAAGTCGCTGCCGTACGACACCCTCAAGGACTTCACGCCCGTCATCCTGGCAGGCCAGTCGCCGATGACCCTTGTGGTGACCAACGGATCGCCGATCCGCTCCGTGGACGATCTTGTCAAATCCGCTAAGGGCACGCCCGGCAAGATCAACTACGGCTCGTCGGGAAGCGGCTCGTCCAACCACCTTGCCATGGCGCTGTTCGAGCGCAGTGCCGGCGTCACGCTCGCCCAGGTTCCCTACAAGGGCAGCACGCCCATGCTGACCGATCTGGCCGGCGGGCAGGTCGAAGTGGCCTTCGACGCGTTGCCCCATGTGCTGCCTTTCGTGAAGTCCGGCAAGGTGCGCGCGCTTGCCGTCGCCGACCGGAGCCGCTTTGCGTCGCTTTCCACGGTGCCCACCATGGCCGAGAGCGGCCTGCCCGGCTACGACGCGTCATCCTGGCACGGCATTGTCGCGCCGGCCGGCACGCCCCCGGAGATCGTGCGAAAGCTGAACGCGCAGATCAACGACGCGCTGCGCACGGCGGATGTGCGCAATATCTTCCACGAGCAGGGCGTGCGCCCCGACGGCGGCAGCCCCGCCGACTTCTCTGCGTTTATCGGCAAGGAACTGGCGAAGTGGAAGCAGGTGGTGCATGACGCGGCCATCCCCTTGCAATGACGGAGCAACGACGCACATGACAAGGGGAGACCGCATGGATACGCCCAGGGAGCGTTTCGACTACGTGATTGTTGGCGGCGGGTCCGCCGGTTGCGTATTGGCCAATCGCCTGTCGCAGGACCCGGCCATCCGCGTCGCGCTGATCGAGGGGGCGTCGATACACCGCCGGACGCTGTGCCGGTGGAGATCCTCGACAGCTATCCGATGCCCTTGTTCTTCGGTGACCGGTATATCTGGCCATCGCTGCAAGCCCGCGCCGTGGCAGGGGGCAGGTCCAAGGTCTACGAGCAAGGGCGCGTCATGGGCGGCGGCTCCAGCATCAACGTGCAGGCCGCAAACCGCGGGCTGCCGCGCGACTACGACGAGTGGGCCGCGTCGGGCGCGCCCGGCTGGTCGTGGCAGGATGTGCTGCCGTATTTTCGCAACCTTGAGCGCGATGTGGACTACGGCAACAGCCCGCTGCACGGCAGCCACGGACCGGTGCCGATCCGCCGCATCCTGCCGCAGGCTTGGCCGCCGTTCTGCACGGAGTTTGCGCACGCGATGGGCCGCAGCGGCTTGTCCGCGCTGGCCGACCAGAACGCGGAGTTCGGCGATGGCTGGTTTCCCGCCACCTTCTCGAACCTGGATGACAAGCGGGTTTCGACCGCCATCGCCTATCTCGACGCGGATACGCGCCGGCGGGCCAATCTGCGGATCTATGCCGAGACAACGGTGCGCAAGCTCGTCGTATCCGGCCGGGAAGCGCGTGGGGTGATCGCCATCCGGGCCGATGGGTCGCGGCTGGCGCTGGACGCCGGGGAGGTCATCGTGTCCGCGGGCGCCTTGCAGTCGCCCGCTATCCTGATGCGCGCGGGGATCGGCGACGCCGGCGCGCTGCAGGCCCTCGGCATCGAGGTCCTGGCCGACCGGCCCGGCGTTGGCCGCAATCTCCAGGATCATCCGGCGCTGACGTTCTGCCAGTTCCTCGCGCCCCAGTACCGCATGCCGCTCTCGCGCCGGCGCGCCAGCATGACGGCGGCGCGCTTCTCATCGGGGGTGCCAGGTGGCGAGGCGTCGGACATGTACCTGTCCAGTTCCACACGGGCGGGTTGGCATGCACTCGGTAATCGGCTCGGCCTCTTCTTCCTGTGGTGCAACCGGCCATTCTCGCGCGGGCAGGTGAGCCTTGCGGGAGCCCAGCCGGATGTGCCGCCCATGGTGGAACTCAACCTGCTCGACGACGAGCGGGATCTGCGGCGCATGGTGACCGGCGTACGCAAGCTGGTGCAGATCGTGGGTGCGTCGGCCTTGCATCAGCATCCGGGTGATTTCTTCCCCGCTACGTTTTCGCCGCGCGTCAAGGCGCTGAGCCGCGTGAGCCGCGGCAATGCGTTGCTCACAGAGTTGCTGGGGGCACTGCTTGATGTCTCGGGGCCGCTGCGCAGAAGCCTGATCGCGCGCTTTTTCACGGGCGGGGCAAACCTGGCCAGCCTGCTGGCGGATGAGTCCGCGCTGGAGGGCTTTGTGCGCCAGAGCGTCTTCGGGGTCTGGCATGCCAGCGGCACTTGCCGGATGGGCGAGCATGCGGACCGGAGGGCGGTGACGAATGCGGCGGGCCGCGTTCACGATGTTGGCAGGCTGCGCGTCGTTGACGCTTCGCTGATGCCGCGGCTGCCGACGGCCAATACCAACATCCCCACCATCATGCTCGCGGAAAAGATTGCCGACACCATGCAAGCCGAGCGCCGCGCCGTCCGGCTGGCATCGAGCGAAGTTGCCCATCCGAGTTGAAAACCGAAGCTCAAATCCACGCTGAAGAACGAAGCTGCACGATGGCGCGCCACCGGCGGCTGGAACGAGGAGATAACGATGAAATACGATGACGAAATCCGCGCACGCTCTTACCGCTTCCGCGACGAATATGTCGCCGCCACCCCTGCGTGGTATCGCGGCGAATTGCATCTGGCCTTCACGCTGCTATTCACCGGCGGGGTGATTGCCTGGTGCGCGATGAAACTGCAAGCACCGACGCTGGCGCAGTGGCTCGCGATCGTGCCAATCTTCTTGCTCGGGAACTGGGCCGAGTGGGCCGCGCACCGCTATATATTGCATCGACCGACGCGCTTGTTCAGCGCGATCTATAAACGGCATTGCGCGGTGCATCATCGCTTCTTCACACATCTGACGCTTGAGTACAAAGGCCAGAAGCACTGGCGCGCCTTGTTGTTTCCGCCCTTTGCGCCGGTAGCCTTCGTGCTGGCGGCCGTGCCGTTCGCGCTGGTGATCGGCGTGGTGTTCTCGAAGAACGCGGGCTATATCGCGCTGATGACGATGGCGGCGTACTACCTGATGTACGAGGGCCTGCATACGCTGTCGCACATCACGGATAGCCCGCTGCTGGACCGGATGCCGTTCGTGGGGACCGTGCGGCGCCTGCACGTCACGCATCACGATCCTGAGCTGATGGCCACGCAGAACTTCAACCTGACCTTCCCGATCTGCGACACGCTGTTCGGCACGCGCAGCGATGCGCCGCGCGAGGTGCGCAGCCCGGTGGAAGGCCGGCGGTAGCCAGGGCCACTGCGCCAGGATCAGGCTGGCGTTCCGGATACCCTGCGGATCTCCTCGGCCACGATCGCGATCAGCGCGTCGGCGGCCGTGCTGAGCGGGCGCTGCGGGTGGCTCACGCACACCAGGTGGCGCACGATGCGCGGCGCCAGGATCGGGTACATGCGCAGCCGGCCCTCATCCACCGCGCGCTGCACCACGATGCGTGGCAGCACCGTGGCAAAGCGCGTGGCCTCGACGAACTGCACGATGGTGCCGAGGATGTCGATCTCGAATTTTGGCTGCAGCGTGACGTCTTCGATCTGCGTCGCGGCGTCCAGCACGCCGCGCAAGCCATGGCGTTTGGTGGGCAGCACCAGTTCCAGCCCGGGCAGCTTGGTGAGTTCCACCGCCGCCGGCAGTTCCGGGCCATGCTCGGCGCTGGTGACCAGCACCATTTCCTCGTCGTGCAGGGATTGCACATGGAGCGAGAGCTTGCCACGGGGCTTATGCACCACCGCCGCGTCGAGCTGGCCGGCGGAGACCAGGTCGATCAGCGTGGCGCTGAATCCGTCCGCGACCGATACCTCCACATTCGGGTAGCGCGCGTTGAAGCGCGCCAGCGACCCCACCAGCACGCTTTCCGTTTCCGACGCCACCATGCCGATGGAGATGCTGCCGGCCACCTGCTCTTCGCGTTGCATCAGTTGCTGCCGCGCATTGGCGAGGTCCCGCGTGATCGGCAGGAACAGCCGGTACATCATGCGGCCGGCGGCGGTCGGCACCATCCCGTGCGGGATGCGATCGAACAGCTTCTGCCCGAACTCTTCCTCCAGCTTGGCGATCTGCATGCTCAGCGCCGGCTGCACGATATTCAGCCGCTTGGCCGCGCGTGTGACGGAGCCATCTTCGAACAGCGCGATGAAGTACTGGATCTGTCTGAGGTCCATGCTAAGTGGGTCGATTCGGTATCAACGAATTTGTGTAACGGGACTGAGCGTATCAGCTTTTTTGCTGCGGCAGGCCTCGGAAAACCTGGCCGATATCTGGGGAAAACCCTTATCTTTCGCATGCGGTGAGGCCGCATGCGCCCACTAAGGACCGCCCTGCCTGGCATCATCAGAAGTGATTAACACAATCAAAAAACAATATTAGAACTAATACCATATTCTCACTAAGCTCCTGTTCAACGTTGCATGAACCGGCGGATTCGCCCACCGGGTCCGGCGCGCAGAACGGAGTCAGGAATGAGAACAAACGATGCTGGCGGCATGACCGGCACGACACAGGAGACAGCGGCAGCGGGTGTTTGCCCCGCGCCGCGACACGCTTTCCGTGCCGGCCCGCAATCCCCGCTAACCAGATGGACCGCCCCGGTCCCGCCACGCGGGAGGACCGGTCATGAGCGACAAGCGCAGCCTGCCGGCAGCAGCAGCGGCCCTCCACCTTGAATCCGCTGCGGCCGGGCGCCAGCGTCACGTGGGCCGCGCGATGGAGCGGCTCGAGGACGCCGCGATCCTCACTGGCCGTGGCCGCTATGGCGACGACCTGGGCGTGAAGCCCGGCACCCTGCACGCGGCCATCGTGCGTTCCCCGCATGCGCATGCCGAACTTGGCACCGTCGATGCCACCGCCGCGCTTGCCGCGCCGGGCGTGCACGCCGTGCTTACCGGCGCCGACCTGGCGGCCTGGTCGCGTCCCTTCGTGGTCGCCGTGAAGTCACCAATGGAGCAATGGGCGCTGGCCATGGACCGCGTGCGCTATGTGGGCGAGCCGGTGGCCGTGGTAATGGCCGAGAGCCGTGCCCTGGCCGAAGACGCGCTCGACCTGGTGCGCGTCACTTACCGCGTGCTGCCGCCGGTGGTATCGATCGAAGCCGCGCTGGCCGACGATGCGCCCATCCTCCATCCCGGCGTAGGCTCCAATGTGGTGAGCGACCGCCACTTCCGCTACGGCGAGCCTGAAGCCGCCTTTGCCGCGGCGCCGCACCGGGTCACGCTGACCGCGCACTATCCGCGCAACACCTGCACGCCGATCGAATGCGGCGTGGTGATTGCCGAGTTCCTGCCCGGTGACGAGGGCTACGACGTCACCTCCAATTTCATGGGGCCGTTCTCGCTGCATGCGGTGATGGCGATGGCGCTCAAGGTGCCGGCCAACCGGCTGCGCCACAAAGCCCCGCGCGATTCCGGCGGCAGCTTCGGCGTGAAGCAGGCCGTGTTTCCCTACGCGGTGCTGATGTGCCTGGCGTCCCGCAAGGCCGGCGCACCGGTGAAGTGGGTGGAAGACCGGCTCGAGCATCTCAGCGCCGCCACCTCCGCCACCGCGCGGCTGTCCACGCTGGAAGCCGCGGTGAAGGCCGATGGCCGCATCGTGGCGCTGTCCTATGACCAGGTCGAAGACTGCGGCGGCTACCTGCGCGCGCCGGAGCCCGCCACCTTCTACCGCATGCACGGCTGCCTGACCGGCGCCTACGACATCCCCAACCTGCTGGTGCGCAACCGGGTGGTGATGACCAACAAGACGCCCACCGGCCTGGTGCGTGGCTTTGGCGGCCCGCAGGTGTATTTCGCCCTGGAGCGGCTGGTGCAGCGCATCGCGACGCAGCTCGGCCTCGATCCGCTCGATGTGTATCGCCGCAACTTTGTTGCCGCCGATGCCTTTCCCTATCGCGCCGCGGCGGGCGCGTTGCTGGACTCCGGCAACTACCAGCTGGCGCTGGCGCGCGCGCTGGAAGAAGGCGGCTACTCCGAGCTGAAGTGCCGCCGCGAAGCCGCGCGCGCCGAGGGCCGGCTGTATGGCATAGGCTTTGCCGCCATCGTCGAGCCGTCCGTGTCCAACATGGGCTATATCACCACCGCCATGCCGGCCGAGGCGCGCAAGAAGGCGGGGCCGAAGAACGGCGCCATCGCCAGCGCCACGGTCAGCGTCGACCTGCTCGGCGGCGTGGTGGTCACCATTGCCTCGACGCCGGCCGGGCAGGGCCATATGACCGTGTGCGCGCAGGTCGTGGCCGACGTGCTTGGCGTGGACCCGGCCGACGTGGTGGTGAACGTCGAGTTCGATACCCACAAGGATGCGTGGTCGGTTGCCGCCGGCAATTACTCTAGCCGCTTTGCCGGCGCGGTGGCCGGCACCGTGCATCTGGCCGCCGAGCGGGTGCGCGACAAGCTGGCGCGCATCGTGGCGCCGCAGTTCGGCTGCACGCCTGCGGAGGTGGTGTTCGAAGACGGCCGCATTGCCCGCAAAGGCGCGCCCGAATCCGGCTTGCCCTTCACGCGCGTGGCCAGCAATGCGCCGCACTGGTCACCGCAGCAGTTGCCGGCGGGAGAGGAGCCGGGCCTGCGCGAGACGGTGTTCTGGTCGCCGCCCAACCTGGAAGCGCCGGATGAGAACGACCGCATCAACACCTCGGCCGCCTACGGCTTTGCCTTCGATATGTGCGGCGTGGAGATCGACCGCGCCACGGGGCGCGTGCGTATCGATCGCTACGTGACCGCGCACGACGCCGGCACGCTGCTCAACCCGGCGCTGGCCGATGGTCAGATCCGCGGCGCCTTCGCCCAGGGGCTGGGCGCGGCGCTGATGGAGGAGTTCCGCTATGGCGCCGACGGCAGCTTCCAGTCCGGCACGCTGGCCGACTACCTGATGCCGACCACCTGCGAGGTGCCCGATCCGGTGATCGTGCACCTGGAAACGCCAAGCCCCTTCACGCCGCTCGGCGCCAAGGGCCTGGGCGAGGGCAACAACATGAGCACGCCCCCTGCATCGCCAACGCGGTGGCGGACGCGCTCGGCGTGCAGGACATCCGCCTGCCGCTGACCCCGGCCAAGGTGATGGCCATGGTGGGCTTCGACGATCCGCCACCGTCTCGCCCCGAATTGCTGGAAGCCATACGCGAGGCCGCCGTGCCCGCGGCCCGCAAGGGCAGTGGCAAGGCGCTCACCGCGCGCGGCTCGGTGGATCTCGACGCCACGCCAGAAGCCATCTTCGCCGTGCTGCTGGACCCGCAGGCGCTGGCCAAGGTGGTGCCCGGCTGCCACGCGCTGGAGCGCACCGCCGAGAACCACTACCGCGCCGACGTGACGGTAGGGGTCGGGATGATCAAGGCGCGCTTCGAGGCGGAGATCGCCCTGTCGGACCTCGATCCCCCGCGCCGGCTGCGGCTGGCGGGCGCCGGCATGTCCTCGCTGGGCAGCGCGCGCGGCGCCGGCCTGGTGGAGCTGGTCCCGCATGGCAGCGGCACGCGCCTGAGTTACGACTACGAGGCCGAGGTATCCGGCAAGGTCGCCGCCGTGGGCGGACGCATGCTGGAAGGCGCCGCCAAGGTGGTGCTGCGCCAGTTGTTCGAATCGCTCGGCCGCCAGGCCGCCGGCAAGCCGGTACGGCCGCAAGGCTGGCTTGCCCGCCTGCTGGCCCGTTTGGGAGTCCGTCGATGAAACCATCCGCCTTCGATTATCTGCGCGCCGAAACCACGCAGCACGCGCTCGACGCGCTGGCCCGTGGCGGCGAGGGCGCGCGCGTGCTGGCCGGCGGCCAGTCGCTGATGGCGGTGCTCAACATGCGCCTGGCGCAGCCGCAACTGCTGATCGATATCTCGCGCACCGCCGAGCTGAACACGGTGCGGGTGGAAGACGCTCACCTGGTGGTGGGTGCCGCGGCCACGCAGGGCAGCGTCGAATGGCGCGCCACGCTGGCCGACGAGGTGCCGCTGCTGGCCATGGCCTTTCCGCATATTTCGCATTTCCAGATTCGCAACCGTGGCACCGTGTGCGGCTCGGTGGCTCATGCCGATCCGAGCGCCGAATTGCCCCTGGTGCTGACCGCGCTGGGCGGCGAGGTGGTGCTGCGCGCCGCGCGGCGCCGCCGCGTATTGCCGGCGGCCAGCTTCCTCCAGGGCATGTTGATGACGGCACGCGAGCCCGACGAGTTGGTGGAGGCGGTGCGCTTTCCGCTGCGGCGCCCCGGGGCGCGCTACGGCTTTGCCGAATTCTCCGCGCGCCACGGCGATTTTGCGCTGGTGGCCTGCGCGGCCACCGTGACCGATGACGCCATCGCGCTGGCGGTTGGCGGCGTGGCGGACCGGCCGGTGCTGGAAACCTGGCCGCGCCTGCAGGGCAAGGACCTGGAGGAGGCCATCAACGATTTCAGTTGGAAACTGGGCGCGCAGGACGACGCCCATATCAGCGCGCAGTACCGCCGGCACCTGGTGCGGCAACTGGGCATGCGTGTGATCGAGGAGGCAAAATGAGCAAGACCACCAAGGGCGCCGAATCCGGCAAGCCCGCCGAGATGATGCAGCGCCAGGAGCGGCGCCGCATCACCCTGACCCTGAACGGCCGCGAACGCAGCGGCCATTGCGAGCCGCGCGAGCTGCTGTCGGATTTCCTGCGCCACGAGCTCGGCGCCACCGGCACCCACGTTGGCTGCGAGCACGGCGTCTGCGGCGCCTGCACGGTGCGGGTCGACGGCGTAGCCGCGCGCTCGTGCCTGATGCTGGCCGTGCAGGCCGAGGACCGCACCATCGATACCGTCGAAGGCCTGGCGCCGGCCGATGGGCTAAGCGACCTGCAGGAGGCCTTCCGCCGCCACCACGCGCTGCAGTGCGGATTCTGCACGGCCGGCATTCTGATGTCGTGCGCGGACTACCTGGAGCGCGTGCCGGAACCCAGCGAAGCGCAGGTGCGCGACATGCTGTCCGGCCACCTGTGCCGCTGTACGGGCTACACCCCCATCGTGGCCGCCGTGCTCGACGTAGCCGCGATCCGTGCACGGGCTCGCCCTGCTGCTGCCGGCGTAGTTACCGAGGAGGCCTGCGATGCTTGATCTCGGCCGCACCTTCCTGCAGAGCGTGGAGCGCAGTCCGCATGCGCCCGCCATCGTCGATGGCGACCTGATGCTCACCTATGCGCAGTGGTACGAGCGTATCCGTTGCGTCGCGTCCGGCCTGCGCGAGATTGGCCTGGAACCGGGCGACCGCCTGCTGGCCGTATTGCAAAACCGCTGGGAAATGGCCACGCTGCACTGGGCCTGCCAGTTCGCCGGCATCGTGATGGTGCCCCTGAACTGGCGCGCCAAGCCTGAGGAGCTTGATTATTGCGTGCAGGATGCCGCCGTCAAGGCGCTGGTGTTCGAGCCTGTCAGCTCCGATGCCGTGCTGGCCAGCCCGGCGGCGCAGGCCGTGCCCTGCATTGCGCTGGACTGCGCGGCGGGCGGCTCGATGTCGTTCGCCTCGCTGCTGGACAGCGTTGCGTTGCATGACGCCCCGGTGGCCGAAGCGAGCGCTGTCTCGCTGATGCTCTACACCTCGGGCACCACCGGCAAGCCCAAGGGCGTGCCGCGCCGGCACCGGCAGGAGCGCGCCGCCGCGCTCGCCCACGTGGCCCAGAACCTGTATCGCCATGGCGAGCGCACCCTTGGCGTGATGCCGCTTTACCACACCATGGGCGTGCGCTCGCTGCTGGCGATGGCGCTGGTGGACGGCCTGTTCGTCTGCGTGCGGCGCTGGAACGCCGGGCAGGCGCTCCAGGAGATCGCCACCCACCGGATCACCTGCCTGTACCTGGTGCCGACGCTGTACCACGACCTGCTGGCCGATCCAGGATTCGATCCCTCGGCGATCCGCACCGCGACCAAGCTCGGCTTTGCCGGCGCGGCGATGAGCGACGGCCTGCTGCGCCGCCTTGCGCTGGCCTTCGAGCCGGAGCTGTTCGTGAACCACTACGGCTCATCGGAGGTGTACACCTTCAGCATCGACCAGCGCGCCACCCGCAAGCCCGGCAGCGCGGGGCGCGCCGGCATCAACACGCGCCTGCGCGTGGTGCGCCTGGACGCCCGCTCGCCCGACGATCTGGCGGCCACCGGTGAGGAAGGCCAGATCATCGCCGACCTGCGCGGCGATGAGGCCTTCGAAGGCTACTGGAACCGCGACGACGCCAACGCCAAGTCGCTGCGCGACGGCTGGTACTTCACCGGCGACACCGGCTACTTCGACGCCGAGGGCGACCTCTTCGTCAGCGGCCGGGTCGACGACATGATCATCAGCGGCGGCGAGAACATCTCGCCGGTCGATATCGAGTCGGTGCTGTCGCTGCATCCGGCGGTGGACGAAGTGGCGGTGGCCGGCGTGCCGGAC
This DNA window, taken from Cupriavidus sp. D39, encodes the following:
- a CDS encoding UbiD family decarboxylase, with the protein product MPRQPAETTNSAPQAAPLPEGALTLRSWLRHLGNTDRLAAIDEPVALEHTLAAVAKRLDGERAAFFRRPGGHAVPVVSGFMSRRAWIAEAMGVPEAGLLERLRSAAAQPLPVSEVAQGEAACQQVIHLDKVNLHKLLPIPTHSEHDNGPYITAGLAIARNPRTGVQNVSIHRIQVHAPDRMAILMLPRHLDAFYRAAEECGEALSIAIVIGVDPLTMLASQAITPIDHDELEIAGALHGAPLAVVKCRTSDVRVPANAEIVIEGRLLPGEREMEGPFGEFPKYYSSAEPREVIQVDAVTHRHRPIYHTIVPAEMEHLLLGAIPREATLLAHLQRSHPGVQDVHLSVGGVCRYHLYVKLDKKREGEAKNVILSAFGAHYDIKQVVVVDTDVDVHDPAEVEWAVATRFQADQDLVVIAGAQGSVLDPSTTVAASLAGIDNPEPHLQGICAKMGLDATRPVKYAAHVFTRVRIPGESTIDLQALVSVDPSHWEAYLGDGA
- a CDS encoding UbiX family flavin prenyltransferase, which gives rise to MASQRRIIVGISGASGAAIGVNLLKAMHSLDGVESHLIVSASGMLTATQELGIKRSELEALADVVHNVRDIGAAVASGSFVTEGMVVAPCSMKTLASVANGFSDNLLTRAADVVLKERRRLVLVARETPLNLAHLRNMLHATEMGAIVMPPVPAFYAHPTSIVDVVNHTVGRILDLFQIEHDTLASRWSGLAHDFAG
- a CDS encoding tripartite tricarboxylate transporter substrate binding protein, whose product is MKTWLAHAGLALLLLTGLAHAQGYPTKPIRIVVPYPPGGFNDTLARIVGSRLTAAWGQPVVVDNKPGAGTIIGTSFVAKAAPDGYTLLVVQFPFGANPWLYKSLPYDTLKDFTPVILAGQSPMTLVVTNGSPIRSVDDLVKSAKGTPGKINYGSSGSGSSNHLAMALFERSAGVTLAQVPYKGSTPMLTDLAGGQVEVAFDALPHVLPFVKSGKVRALAVADRSRFASLSTVPTMAESGLPGYDASSWHGIVAPAGTPPEIVRKLNAQINDALRTADVRNIFHEQGVRPDGGSPADFSAFIGKELAKWKQVVHDAAIPLQ
- a CDS encoding sterol desaturase family protein: MKYDDEIRARSYRFRDEYVAATPAWYRGELHLAFTLLFTGGVIAWCAMKLQAPTLAQWLAIVPIFLLGNWAEWAAHRYILHRPTRLFSAIYKRHCAVHHRFFTHLTLEYKGQKHWRALLFPPFAPVAFVLAAVPFALVIGVVFSKNAGYIALMTMAAYYLMYEGLHTLSHITDSPLLDRMPFVGTVRRLHVTHHDPELMATQNFNLTFPICDTLFGTRSDAPREVRSPVEGRR
- a CDS encoding LysR family transcriptional regulator — encoded protein: MDLRQIQYFIALFEDGSVTRAAKRLNIVQPALSMQIAKLEEEFGQKLFDRIPHGMVPTAAGRMMYRLFLPITRDLANARQQLMQREEQVAGSISIGMVASETESVLVGSLARFNARYPNVEVSVADGFSATLIDLVSAGQLDAAVVHKPRGKLSLHVQSLHDEEMVLVTSAEHGPELPAAVELTKLPGLELVLPTKRHGLRGVLDAATQIEDVTLQPKFEIDILGTIVQFVEATRFATVLPRIVVQRAVDEGRLRMYPILAPRIVRHLVCVSHPQRPLSTAADALIAIVAEEIRRVSGTPA
- a CDS encoding FAD binding domain-containing protein, which produces MKPSAFDYLRAETTQHALDALARGGEGARVLAGGQSLMAVLNMRLAQPQLLIDISRTAELNTVRVEDAHLVVGAAATQGSVEWRATLADEVPLLAMAFPHISHFQIRNRGTVCGSVAHADPSAELPLVLTALGGEVVLRAARRRRVLPAASFLQGMLMTAREPDELVEAVRFPLRRPGARYGFAEFSARHGDFALVACAATVTDDAIALAVGGVADRPVLETWPRLQGKDLEEAINDFSWKLGAQDDAHISAQYRRHLVRQLGMRVIEEAK
- a CDS encoding (2Fe-2S)-binding protein; this translates as MSKTTKGAESGKPAEMMQRQERRRITLTLNGRERSGHCEPRELLSDFLRHELGATGTHVGCEHGVCGACTVRVDGVAARSCLMLAVQAEDRTIDTVEGLAPADGLSDLQEAFRRHHALQCGFCTAGILMSCADYLERVPEPSEAQVRDMLSGHLCRCTGYTPIVAAVLDVAAIRARARPAAAGVVTEEACDA
- a CDS encoding AMP-binding protein codes for the protein MLDLGRTFLQSVERSPHAPAIVDGDLMLTYAQWYERIRCVASGLREIGLEPGDRLLAVLQNRWEMATLHWACQFAGIVMVPLNWRAKPEELDYCVQDAAVKALVFEPVSSDAVLASPAAQAVPCIALDCAAGGSMSFASLLDSVALHDAPVAEASAVSLMLYTSGTTGKPKGVPRRHRQERAAALAHVAQNLYRHGERTLGVMPLYHTMGVRSLLAMALVDGLFVCVRRWNAGQALQEIATHRITCLYLVPTLYHDLLADPGFDPSAIRTATKLGFAGAAMSDGLLRRLALAFEPELFVNHYGSSEVYTFSIDQRATRKPGSAGRAGINTRLRVVRLDARSPDDLAATGEEGQIIADLRGDEAFEGYWNRDDANAKSLRDGWYFTGDTGYFDAEGDLFVSGRVDDMIISGGENISPVDIESVLSLHPAVDEVAVAGVPDPRWGQKVVAFVKSRGNVDAQALDTYCRGSDLVNFKRPRDYVFVEEIPRSPVGKILRRKLSAGEYEPASHSGNPDLNLNPNPNPNQAADATPVDTIKE